Genomic DNA from Nitrosospira lacus:
GCCCCGCCTTTTGTGCCCCAGCATGACCAAGTGGCCAAAGGGGGTCCCAAAGTCGTCAAGGTACGCATGGAGACCATAGAAAAGCTGGTGCAGGTCGCACCGGATGGCACCAAGATGTGGGCACTGACTTTCAACGGCACGGTTCCCGGTCCGCTGATCGTCGTGCACCAGGATGACTATGTGGAACTGACACTGGCCAACCCGAAGACCAGCACCATGGCACACAACGTTGACTTCCATGCGGCCACTGGCGCGCTGGGCGGAGCCGGCCTGACGCTGGTGGCGCCGGGCGAAGATGTGGTATTGCGCTTCAAGGCGATCAAGGCCGGGGTATTTGTCTACCACTGCGCCCCGGGTGGCACCATGATTCCGTTCCACGTCATTTCGGGCATGAACGGCGCCATCATGGTATTGCCGCGCGATGGCCTGAAAGACAACAAAGGCAAATCGGTGCGCTATGACCGGGCCTACTACATAGGCGAGCAGGATCTCTATCTGCCCAAGGACAAGGACGGGAAATACAAAGTGTACTCCCAGCCTGCCGAAGGCATGGCTGAAATGCTCGACGTTGCCAAGGGACTCATCCCCACCCATGTCGTCTTCAATGGCGCGGTCGGTGCGTTGACGGGCGACAATGCGCTCAAGGCCAAGGTGGGCGAGAAAGTGTTGTTCATTCACTCCCAGGCCAATCGCGATACCCGGCCTCACCTGATTGGCGGCCATGGCGATCTGGTATGGCAAGGTGGCAAATTCAGCGACCCCCCCGTCACCAATCATGAAACCTGGTTCATTCCGGGGGGTGCCGCAGGTGCTGCGTTGTATGAATTCAGACAACCCGGGCTGTATGTGTACCTCAGCCACAACCTGATCGAGGCGGTGTTGCTGGGTGCTGCGGCGCACATGAATGTCGAGGGCACATGGAACGACGATCTCATGAAGCAGCTCAAGAAGCCGAATGAGAATTCAACCCCGGCGATGGATCACTAAAAAAGAATCCATTAGTATCCTGTCCGGCGCGGCTTCAACCTTACGTTGAAGCCGCGTTTTTTATGGAATGGATGCCCAGGCGGAATATGGTTTCTGAACGATTTCGTAAAAATGATGTCCAGGTGCGCAATTTTCTTGACACAGTGCTGTTGCCGGGTTAGGCTAGGCGGTGTTCGTCAAGGTAATTCTGTGCTACTTTCGGGTTTTTCAGAATTAAATTAGGGTGGGCTATTGGCGTAACGCGATAGTCCAGACGGATCAGGCATCAAAAAAACAATTAATACGGATAAGGAGAAGAGAGATGGTAGTGAAGCTTGGGCTGAGGCTCATCACGCTGACATGCGGGGCGCTGCTGGCGGCGTCGTCATGGGCGAACTATCCCAGCGTCCCGAAAGAGACGTACAAAGCGCTGAATCTGGAACAAACGGCCACGCCCAAGGAATTGCATGAAGCGGTGACCAAGCGCTACAAGGACCCGGCGCAAGGGGCTGGGCGGGGGACGCTGGCCAAGTACTGGGAGCCGGTGCCGTACAGCATGTACATGGACCCTGCCTCCTTCTACAAGCCGCCGACCTCGATGAAGGAAGTGGCGGAGCGTCAGGAATGCGTCAAGTGTCACACGGACGAATCGCCGGTATGGGTGAATGCGTGGAAGAAGAGCACGCATGCCAACCTGGACAAGATCCGCAACCTGAAGCCGGACAGCCCGATCTACTACAAGAAAGCCAAGCTGGAAGACGTGGAGAAGAACCTTCGCTCCATGAACCGGCTGGGCGCGAACGAAAAGCTGAAGGAAGTGGGGTGTATCGACTGTCACGTCGACATCAACACCAAGAAGAAGGCCGACCACATGACCGACCTTCGCATGCCCACGGCTGACGTATGCGGCACCTGCCACCTGCAGGAATTTGCCGAACGCGAATCCGAGCGCGACACCATGGTATGGCCGAACAAGCAATGGCCGCAGGGACGTCCCTCGCATGCGCTGGACTGGAAAGCCAACGTAGAAGTTGCGGTATTTGCCGCCATGCCGCAGCGCGAGATAGCCGAAGGCTGCAGCATGTGCCACACCAACCAGAACAAATGCGACTCCTGCCATACCCGGCACGAATTCTCCGCGGCCGAATCGCGCAAGCCCGAAGCGTGCGCCACCTGCCACAGCGGGGTGGACCACAACAACTGGGAAGCTTACTCCATGAGCAAGCACGGCAAGATCGTATCGATGATGGGCGACAAATGGAACTGGGAAGTCTCGCTCAAGGACGCCTACGCCAAGGGTGGCCAGACCGCCCCGACCTGCGCGGGGTGCCACTTCGAATATGAAGGCAAGTACAGCCACAACGTCACGCGCAAGATACGCTGGGCCAACTACCCGGCCGTGCCCGGCATAGCCGAGAACATCAACAGCGAATGGTCGGAAGCGCGGCTGGACTCCTGGGTCAAGACCTGCACCCAGTGTCACTCCGAGCGTTTTGCCCGCTCCTACCTGGAATTCATGGACAAAGGCACCCTGCACGGCCTGGCCAAATTCAAGGAAGCGCATGCAGTCGCCGAGAACCTCTACAAGGACGGCCTGCTCACCGGACAGAAGACCAACCGTCCGGCGCCGATGGCACCGGACAAGGAAATGTTCGCCGGCTTCACCCAGCTCTACTGGTCCAAGGACAACAACCCCGCGGCGATCGAACTCAAGGCGCTGGAAATGGGAGAAAACGACCTGCCCAAACTGCACGTAGGCCTGGCCCACGTCAACCCGGGCGGCTGGACCTACACCGAAGGGTGGGGCCCGATGAACCGCGCCTACGTCGAAATCATGGACGAAAACACCAAGATACGCGAAATGGCGGCGCTGCAGGCCCGGGTAGCCAAGATGGAATCACGCCGCACCAGCCTGCTGGACCTCGACAGCAAGGATGACAAGCTCTCGCTGGGCGGCCTGGGCGGCGGCATGCTGCTGGCTGGCACCCTCGCGCTGGCTGGCTGGCGCCGGCGCGAAAAAAGCGGGCATTGACCGCCTCATCCGCCTCGACTCCCTCCCCCTCCCGCGCCCAGCCGGCGCGGGGCGGACTGGGAACTAAACTCCTCCCGTCACTGGGCATCCTCCTGGTGACGGGAGGATTG
This window encodes:
- the nirK gene encoding copper-containing nitrite reductase, which gives rise to MNKVVRGAIGFGLLCMSAGAAMAATDISKLPVVTQNLVAPPFVPQHDQVAKGGPKVVKVRMETIEKLVQVAPDGTKMWALTFNGTVPGPLIVVHQDDYVELTLANPKTSTMAHNVDFHAATGALGGAGLTLVAPGEDVVLRFKAIKAGVFVYHCAPGGTMIPFHVISGMNGAIMVLPRDGLKDNKGKSVRYDRAYYIGEQDLYLPKDKDGKYKVYSQPAEGMAEMLDVAKGLIPTHVVFNGAVGALTGDNALKAKVGEKVLFIHSQANRDTRPHLIGGHGDLVWQGGKFSDPPVTNHETWFIPGGAAGAALYEFRQPGLYVYLSHNLIEAVLLGAAAHMNVEGTWNDDLMKQLKKPNENSTPAMDH
- a CDS encoding multiheme c-type cytochrome, whose product is MVVKLGLRLITLTCGALLAASSWANYPSVPKETYKALNLEQTATPKELHEAVTKRYKDPAQGAGRGTLAKYWEPVPYSMYMDPASFYKPPTSMKEVAERQECVKCHTDESPVWVNAWKKSTHANLDKIRNLKPDSPIYYKKAKLEDVEKNLRSMNRLGANEKLKEVGCIDCHVDINTKKKADHMTDLRMPTADVCGTCHLQEFAERESERDTMVWPNKQWPQGRPSHALDWKANVEVAVFAAMPQREIAEGCSMCHTNQNKCDSCHTRHEFSAAESRKPEACATCHSGVDHNNWEAYSMSKHGKIVSMMGDKWNWEVSLKDAYAKGGQTAPTCAGCHFEYEGKYSHNVTRKIRWANYPAVPGIAENINSEWSEARLDSWVKTCTQCHSERFARSYLEFMDKGTLHGLAKFKEAHAVAENLYKDGLLTGQKTNRPAPMAPDKEMFAGFTQLYWSKDNNPAAIELKALEMGENDLPKLHVGLAHVNPGGWTYTEGWGPMNRAYVEIMDENTKIREMAALQARVAKMESRRTSLLDLDSKDDKLSLGGLGGGMLLAGTLALAGWRRREKSGH